Proteins from a single region of Coraliomargarita parva:
- a CDS encoding TIGR01458 family HAD-type hydrolase, which translates to MGLESIRGLLLDLSGTIYVDDTRIEGALEAVKALQAARYRLRYITNTTSRPRRRILQRMEKLGLPVAENEVFTAPLAASHVLEAAGHRRCHFLLNKEVLEEFAAFENDTKHPEAVVIGDIGEDFTYKVLNLAFEHIMEGAAFYALAENRFFKSGGRIRLDMGPFVKALEYATGQTAEVIGKPAPAFFHAAVATMSLETGEVAMVGDDIESDVGGAMQAGLKGILVKTGKYKEEDAARSPVQPDITLDSIAGLPGLLGI; encoded by the coding sequence ATGGGATTGGAATCAATCAGAGGGCTCCTGCTCGATCTTTCGGGCACAATTTACGTGGACGACACGCGGATCGAGGGCGCACTCGAAGCCGTCAAAGCCCTGCAGGCAGCCCGCTACCGGCTCCGCTATATCACAAACACGACCAGTCGTCCCCGCCGGCGCATCCTCCAGCGCATGGAAAAATTGGGCCTGCCGGTCGCCGAAAATGAGGTTTTTACCGCACCTCTGGCTGCATCCCATGTACTCGAGGCCGCCGGACACCGCCGTTGCCATTTTCTGCTGAACAAGGAGGTCCTGGAAGAATTCGCCGCCTTCGAGAACGATACGAAACACCCGGAGGCCGTCGTCATCGGCGACATCGGCGAGGATTTCACCTACAAAGTCCTGAACCTGGCCTTTGAGCACATCATGGAAGGGGCCGCTTTCTACGCGCTGGCGGAAAACCGGTTTTTCAAAAGCGGCGGACGGATCCGACTCGATATGGGCCCTTTCGTAAAAGCTCTGGAGTATGCCACCGGTCAGACCGCCGAGGTGATCGGCAAGCCGGCCCCCGCCTTCTTCCATGCCGCCGTCGCCACGATGAGCCTTGAGACCGGTGAAGTCGCCATGGTCGGGGATGACATCGAAAGCGACGTGGGGGGCGCCATGCAGGCAGGCCTCAAGGGCATCCTGGTCAAAACCGGCAAGTACAAGGAGGAAGACGCCGCCCGCTCCCCCGTTCAGCCCGATATCACGCTGGATTCCATTGCAGGCTTGCCTGGCTTACTCGGCATCTGA